A window of Epinephelus fuscoguttatus linkage group LG24, E.fuscoguttatus.final_Chr_v1 contains these coding sequences:
- the atg13 gene encoding autophagy-related protein 13 isoform X2, with translation MDSGLSPQDKKDLDKFIKFFALKTVQVIVQARLGEKICTRSSSSPTGSDWFNLAIKDIPEVTHEAKKALAGQLPGIGRSMCVEISLKTSEGDSMELETWCLEMNEKCDKDIKVSYTVYNRLSVLLKSLLAITRVTPAYKLSRKQGHDYVILYRIYFGEVQLSGLGEGFQTVRVGVVGTPVGTVTLSCAYRTNLAFMSNRQFERSAPIMGIIVDHFVDPPCSSQRPANMGHPCNYRAPDEEDGYAGVQDSQEVCTTSFSTSPPSQLYASRLSYQPPALAGAAELCHPAANPNQALHAGKEHGGVVLVPTQPSHAADAHLTVEQAANTPGSSGDDDGLSHSGERRREEVRRSVSPSDPVESLNAFTRKIGAFVNKPNTQITAASLDLPFAEFAPRGLDSEENDPMVQPPDSPPCPSPLQASLHSQGSEGSGQQDDFVMVDFRPAFSKDDLLPMDLGTFYREFQNPPQLASLSLHISSQSMADDLDSLPEKLAVYEKNIDEFDAFVDMLQ, from the exons ACGGTCCAAGTGATTGTCCAAGCTCGTCTTGGAGAGAAGATCTGCACTCGCTCGTCCTCGTCGCCTACTGGCTCTGACTGG TTTAATTTGGCCATCAAAGACATCCCAGAGGTGACCCATGAAGCCAAGAAGGCACTGGCTGGCCAACTTCCAGGCATCGGACGCTCCATGTGTGTGGAGATCTCCCTTAAGACGTCAGAG GGTGACTCGATGGAGTTAGAGACCTGGTGCCTGGAGATGAATGAAAA GTGTGATAAGGACATCAAGGTGTCATATACAGTCTACaaccgtctgtctgtcctcctgaaGTCTCTGCTGGCCATCACCAGAGTAACACCTGCCTATAAACTATCTAGAAAGCAGGGACATGACTATGTCATATTGTACAG GATTTACTTCGGAGAAGTTCAGCTGAGTGGATTAGGAGAAG gtttTCAGACAGTGCGTGTCGGCGTTGTTGGCACCCCTGTCGGCACAGTCACACTTTCATGTGCTTACCGCACCAACCTGGCATTCATGTCCAACAG ACAGTTTGAGAGGTCAGCTCCAATCATGGGGATCATCGTGGATCACTTTGTGGATCCCCCCTGCAGCAGCCAGCGCCCTGCAAACATGGGACATCCCTGCAACTACAG agctCCAGATGAGGAGGACGGATATGCAGGAGTTCAGGATTCCCAGGAGGTCTGCACCACCTCAttctccacctcccctccctcacaG ctGTATGCTTCCAGGTTATCATATCAGCCTCCAGCTCTAGCAGGAGCTGCTGAGCTTTGTCATCCTGCTGCCAATCCAAACCAG GCGTTGCATGCTGGGAAGGAACACGGAGGGGTTGTGTTGGTTCCCACTCAGCCTTCTCATGCAGCCGACGCTCATCTGACAGTCGAGCAAGCCGCCAACACACCTGGCAGCAG TGGTGACGATGACGGCCTGTCGCACAGTGGAGAAAGACGGAGGGAGGAAGTGAGGAGGAGCGTTTCTCCCTCTGACCCTGTGGAGTCTCTCAATGCGTTCACAAGGAAAATCGGAGCCTTTGTGAATAAACCCAACACGCAG ataacAGCAGCCAGTCTGGACCTGCCATTTGCTGAATTTGCTCCTCGAGGTCTAGACTCAGAGGAGAATGATCCCATG gtgcaGCCTCCAGACTCTCCTCCTTGCCCGTCACCTCTGCAGGCCAGCCTCCATTCTCAGGGCTCAGAGGGATCGGGGCAGCAGGACGACTTTGTCATGGTCGACTTT CGTCCAGCCTTCTCTAAAGACGACTTGTTGCCGATGGATCTGGGCACTTTCTACAGAGAGTTTCAAAACCCTCCTCAACTGGCCAGCCTCTCACTACACATCAGCTCCCAGTCGATGGCCGACGACCTG GACTCGCTGCCGGAGAAACTGGCCGTGTATGAGAAAAACATCGATGAGTTTGATGCTTTTGTGGACATGCTCCAATAG
- the atg13 gene encoding autophagy-related protein 13 isoform X1, with amino-acid sequence MDSGLSPQDKKDLDKFIKFFALKTVQVIVQARLGEKICTRSSSSPTGSDWFNLAIKDIPEVTHEAKKALAGQLPGIGRSMCVEISLKTSEGDSMELETWCLEMNEKCDKDIKVSYTVYNRLSVLLKSLLAITRVTPAYKLSRKQGHDYVILYRIYFGEVQLSGLGEGFQTVRVGVVGTPVGTVTLSCAYRTNLAFMSNRQFERSAPIMGIIVDHFVDPPCSSQRPANMGHPCNYRAPDEEDGYAGVQDSQEVCTTSFSTSPPSQCVCTLSPSPSKLSKPLPLDSLPLPLAPGLVTHTLYASRLSYQPPALAGAAELCHPAANPNQALHAGKEHGGVVLVPTQPSHAADAHLTVEQAANTPGSSGDDDGLSHSGERRREEVRRSVSPSDPVESLNAFTRKIGAFVNKPNTQITAASLDLPFAEFAPRGLDSEENDPMVQPPDSPPCPSPLQASLHSQGSEGSGQQDDFVMVDFRPAFSKDDLLPMDLGTFYREFQNPPQLASLSLHISSQSMADDLDSLPEKLAVYEKNIDEFDAFVDMLQ; translated from the exons ACGGTCCAAGTGATTGTCCAAGCTCGTCTTGGAGAGAAGATCTGCACTCGCTCGTCCTCGTCGCCTACTGGCTCTGACTGG TTTAATTTGGCCATCAAAGACATCCCAGAGGTGACCCATGAAGCCAAGAAGGCACTGGCTGGCCAACTTCCAGGCATCGGACGCTCCATGTGTGTGGAGATCTCCCTTAAGACGTCAGAG GGTGACTCGATGGAGTTAGAGACCTGGTGCCTGGAGATGAATGAAAA GTGTGATAAGGACATCAAGGTGTCATATACAGTCTACaaccgtctgtctgtcctcctgaaGTCTCTGCTGGCCATCACCAGAGTAACACCTGCCTATAAACTATCTAGAAAGCAGGGACATGACTATGTCATATTGTACAG GATTTACTTCGGAGAAGTTCAGCTGAGTGGATTAGGAGAAG gtttTCAGACAGTGCGTGTCGGCGTTGTTGGCACCCCTGTCGGCACAGTCACACTTTCATGTGCTTACCGCACCAACCTGGCATTCATGTCCAACAG ACAGTTTGAGAGGTCAGCTCCAATCATGGGGATCATCGTGGATCACTTTGTGGATCCCCCCTGCAGCAGCCAGCGCCCTGCAAACATGGGACATCCCTGCAACTACAG agctCCAGATGAGGAGGACGGATATGCAGGAGTTCAGGATTCCCAGGAGGTCTGCACCACCTCAttctccacctcccctccctcacaG tgtgtgtgtacactgagTCCTTCGCCCTCTAAACTGTCTAAGCCCCTCCCGCTGGACAGTCTGCCGCTTCCATTGGCTCCCGGACTTGTCACTCACACT ctGTATGCTTCCAGGTTATCATATCAGCCTCCAGCTCTAGCAGGAGCTGCTGAGCTTTGTCATCCTGCTGCCAATCCAAACCAG GCGTTGCATGCTGGGAAGGAACACGGAGGGGTTGTGTTGGTTCCCACTCAGCCTTCTCATGCAGCCGACGCTCATCTGACAGTCGAGCAAGCCGCCAACACACCTGGCAGCAG TGGTGACGATGACGGCCTGTCGCACAGTGGAGAAAGACGGAGGGAGGAAGTGAGGAGGAGCGTTTCTCCCTCTGACCCTGTGGAGTCTCTCAATGCGTTCACAAGGAAAATCGGAGCCTTTGTGAATAAACCCAACACGCAG ataacAGCAGCCAGTCTGGACCTGCCATTTGCTGAATTTGCTCCTCGAGGTCTAGACTCAGAGGAGAATGATCCCATG gtgcaGCCTCCAGACTCTCCTCCTTGCCCGTCACCTCTGCAGGCCAGCCTCCATTCTCAGGGCTCAGAGGGATCGGGGCAGCAGGACGACTTTGTCATGGTCGACTTT CGTCCAGCCTTCTCTAAAGACGACTTGTTGCCGATGGATCTGGGCACTTTCTACAGAGAGTTTCAAAACCCTCCTCAACTGGCCAGCCTCTCACTACACATCAGCTCCCAGTCGATGGCCGACGACCTG GACTCGCTGCCGGAGAAACTGGCCGTGTATGAGAAAAACATCGATGAGTTTGATGCTTTTGTGGACATGCTCCAATAG